In the genome of Hymenobacter cellulosivorans, one region contains:
- a CDS encoding glycosyltransferase family 2 protein, which translates to MHFALITPSHNRRQYLPEAIASVQASVSAPLDFSREHLIYENGSTDGSREWLQQLDQPDLRYWTTPEKVLAGLARNRLIEHAPAEAWVVPLDDDDILLQRCLYHYAALIEQHPEQPWFVADFLRMDQDRRYLPNEDYYAWRFDSPVAMLHAIFKAEHFIQGNVCYSRTLFDQVGGYDGELAMAEDLDLYVRFLLAGHLPVLSPHISHLHRFHNSNVSIGVDAGKHNEDLRVIYDKYAEQLKVLGVERPG; encoded by the coding sequence ATGCATTTCGCCCTGATTACCCCCAGCCACAACCGGCGGCAGTATCTGCCCGAAGCCATTGCCAGCGTGCAAGCCAGCGTCAGCGCCCCGCTGGATTTTTCCCGGGAGCACCTCATCTACGAAAACGGCTCGACCGACGGCAGCCGAGAGTGGTTGCAGCAGCTCGACCAGCCCGACCTGCGCTACTGGACCACCCCGGAAAAAGTGCTAGCCGGCCTGGCCCGCAACCGCCTGATCGAGCACGCCCCGGCCGAGGCCTGGGTCGTGCCGCTGGATGATGATGACATTCTGCTGCAGCGCTGCCTCTACCACTACGCGGCCCTGATTGAGCAGCACCCCGAGCAGCCCTGGTTTGTGGCCGACTTCCTGCGCATGGACCAGGACCGGCGCTACCTGCCCAATGAGGACTACTACGCCTGGCGCTTCGACTCACCCGTGGCTATGTTACACGCCATTTTCAAGGCCGAGCACTTTATTCAGGGCAACGTGTGCTACAGCCGCACCTTGTTCGACCAGGTCGGGGGCTACGACGGTGAGCTGGCCATGGCCGAAGATCTGGACCTGTACGTGCGGTTTCTGCTGGCCGGGCATCTGCCGGTGCTTTCGCCCCATATCAGCCACCTGCACCGCTTCCACAACAGCAACGTCAGCATCGGTGTGGACGCGGGCAAGCACAACGAAGACCTGCGGGTGATTTATGACAAGTACGCCGAGCAGCTCAAGGTCCTGGGCGTGGAGCGGCCGGGGTAG
- a CDS encoding DUF1571 domain-containing protein has product MTSIFRLPAVALLLLAALAAAPAPADKMTSELLLARLSGSIESLKTLRCTVQARERLEGNKYQAARSTMKIAFEPLKVYVRNQKGVEVLWVTGQNNGDAWVNPNAFPYVTLTLDPNGSVMRRNQHHTVLNAGFGTIADLIKGSNLRQDHAYERSFRYTGDSVVAGRACHVLRSDFPQFRYVTYKPAKAESIARIAERFGCGEYRIMERNGLSVEETVPAGKALQVPNSYGRRTIVCVDQKTFLPTMVQVHDDKGLFEKFEFSDVVANQPIPATEFSKEYKGYKF; this is encoded by the coding sequence ATGACTTCTATTTTCCGGCTTCCGGCAGTGGCCTTGCTACTCCTGGCAGCCCTGGCGGCCGCCCCTGCCCCGGCCGATAAGATGACCTCCGAGCTGCTGCTCGCCCGTCTGTCCGGCTCTATTGAATCCCTGAAAACCCTGCGCTGCACCGTGCAGGCCCGGGAGCGGCTGGAAGGCAACAAATACCAGGCGGCCCGCTCGACGATGAAAATTGCCTTTGAGCCGCTGAAGGTGTACGTGCGCAACCAAAAAGGCGTGGAAGTGCTCTGGGTGACGGGCCAGAACAACGGCGATGCCTGGGTCAACCCCAATGCCTTTCCCTACGTGACGCTCACCCTAGACCCCAACGGCTCGGTCATGCGCCGCAACCAGCACCACACCGTGCTCAACGCGGGCTTCGGCACCATTGCCGACCTGATCAAGGGCTCCAATCTGCGCCAGGACCATGCCTACGAGCGCAGCTTCCGCTACACCGGCGACTCCGTGGTGGCGGGCCGCGCCTGCCACGTGCTCCGCTCCGACTTCCCGCAGTTTCGCTACGTGACCTACAAGCCCGCCAAGGCCGAGTCCATTGCCCGGATTGCCGAGCGGTTTGGCTGCGGCGAATACCGCATTATGGAGCGCAACGGCCTGTCGGTGGAGGAAACCGTACCCGCCGGCAAGGCGCTGCAGGTGCCCAATAGCTACGGCCGCCGCACCATCGTCTGCGTCGACCAGAAAACCTTCCTGCCCACCATGGTACAGGTACACGACGACAAGGGCCTGTTCGAGAAGTTCGAGTTTTCGGATGTTGTAGCCAATCAGCCGATTCCGGCGACCGAGTTTTCGAAAGAGTATAAAGGCTATAAGTTTTAG